A window from Streptomyces sp. NBC_00271 encodes these proteins:
- the mmsA gene encoding multiple monosaccharide ABC transporter ATP-binding protein codes for MAGPVLEMRSIVKTFPGVKALSDVTLTVQQGEVHAICGENGAGKSTLMKVLSGVHPHGSYEGDILFEGEVCSFKDIRASEHRGIVIIHQELALVPYLSIAENIFLGNEHATRGLISWTETLRHASELLRRVGLDENPQTRVADIGVGKQQLVEIAKALSKQVKLLILDEPTAALNDEDSGKLLDLILELKNQGITSIIISHKLNEIERVADSVTILRDGRTIETLDVKAPETTEDRIISGMVGRDLEHRFPERTPHHPEEGAAPALEIRDWTVFHPIDQQRKVVDDVSISVRRGEIVGIAGLMGAGRTELAMNVFGRTYGRYAGGTALRDGKEIRTKTVSEAVGHGIAYVTEDRKHYGLNLIDTINRNITLSALGKVSKRGIVDEHEERQVSEGYRKSMNIKAPTVFEPVGKLSGGNQQKVVLSKWIFAGPEVLILDEPTRGIDVGAKFEIYTVIDKLAAEGKAVVFISSELPELLGMCDRIYTMAAGRLTGEFSRAEASQETLMRQMTKDKEVTR; via the coding sequence ATGGCGGGACCCGTCCTGGAAATGCGCTCGATCGTCAAGACCTTTCCCGGCGTCAAGGCGCTGTCGGACGTCACACTGACCGTCCAGCAGGGCGAGGTCCATGCCATCTGCGGGGAGAACGGCGCCGGCAAGTCGACCTTGATGAAGGTCCTCTCCGGCGTTCACCCGCACGGGAGTTACGAGGGGGACATCCTCTTCGAGGGTGAGGTCTGCTCGTTCAAGGACATCAGGGCCAGTGAGCACCGCGGCATCGTGATCATCCACCAGGAACTGGCCCTGGTGCCCTACCTCTCCATCGCGGAGAACATCTTCCTCGGCAACGAGCACGCCACCCGCGGGCTCATCAGCTGGACCGAGACGCTGCGGCACGCCTCCGAGCTGCTGCGGCGGGTCGGGCTCGACGAGAACCCGCAGACCCGCGTCGCCGACATCGGCGTGGGCAAGCAGCAGCTCGTGGAGATCGCGAAGGCGCTGTCGAAGCAGGTGAAGCTGCTCATCCTGGATGAGCCGACGGCCGCCCTGAACGACGAGGACAGCGGCAAACTCCTCGATCTCATCCTGGAGTTGAAGAACCAGGGCATCACCTCGATCATCATTTCCCACAAGCTGAACGAGATCGAGCGGGTCGCGGACTCGGTGACCATCCTGCGCGACGGGCGGACCATCGAGACCCTCGATGTGAAGGCCCCGGAGACCACCGAGGACCGGATCATCAGCGGCATGGTGGGCCGCGACCTCGAACACCGCTTCCCGGAGCGGACGCCGCACCACCCGGAGGAGGGCGCCGCGCCCGCCCTGGAGATCCGCGACTGGACCGTGTTCCACCCGATCGACCAGCAGCGCAAGGTAGTTGACGACGTGTCGATTTCCGTGCGGCGCGGCGAGATCGTCGGGATCGCGGGGCTCATGGGCGCCGGACGCACCGAACTGGCGATGAACGTCTTCGGACGCACCTACGGCCGGTACGCGGGCGGCACGGCGCTCCGGGACGGCAAGGAGATCCGTACCAAGACCGTCTCCGAAGCGGTCGGCCACGGCATCGCGTACGTCACCGAGGACCGCAAGCACTACGGCCTCAACCTCATCGACACCATCAACCGCAACATCACGCTCAGTGCCCTGGGCAAGGTGTCGAAGCGCGGGATCGTCGACGAGCACGAGGAGCGGCAGGTCTCCGAGGGCTACCGCAAGTCCATGAACATCAAGGCGCCGACCGTCTTCGAGCCGGTGGGCAAGCTGTCGGGCGGCAACCAGCAGAAGGTCGTCCTCAGCAAGTGGATCTTCGCGGGCCCCGAGGTGCTGATCCTCGACGAGCCGACCCGCGGGATCGACGTGGGCGCCAAGTTCGAGATCTACACGGTCATCGACAAGCTGGCGGCCGAGGGCAAGGCGGTCGTCTTCATCTCCTCCGAGCTCCCGGAACTGCTCGGAATGTGCGACCGCATCTACACGATGGCCGCAGGACGGCTGACGGGTGAGTTCTCGCGGGCGGAGGCCTCGCAGGAAACGCTGATGCGCCAGATGACGAAGGACAAAGAGGTAACCCGATGA
- the mmsB gene encoding multiple monosaccharide ABC transporter permease: MSTDVTAKTPAPAPPGKSGSATGESLLQLMLDGMRRNMRQYGMLFALGLIVVLFAVWTNGDLLLPRNVSNLVLQNSYILILAIGMMLVIIAGHIDLSVGSLTAFVGAVGAVLMVNHDISWPIALVLCLAMGAAAGAAQGFLIAYLGIPSFIVTLAGMLTFRGLTEIFLKGQTIGPFPEGLQKVANSFLPEVGPNTNYHNLTLLLGIGLIAFVVVKEVRDRNRQQEFSLDILPRNLFLLKLVALIAAVATVTMLLASYKGAPVVLLILGVLVAGFGYLMRNAVIGRHIYAIGGNLPAAKLSGVKDKKVTFLVFLNMGMLAALAGLVFAARFNAASPKAGLNFELEAIAASFIGGASMSGGVGTVLGAIIGGLVLGVLNNGMNLVGIGSDWQQVIKGLVLLAAVGFDVWNKRKVGS; this comes from the coding sequence ATGAGCACGGATGTGACCGCCAAGACGCCGGCCCCGGCGCCGCCCGGCAAGAGCGGCTCGGCCACGGGCGAGAGCCTGCTTCAGCTGATGCTGGACGGCATGCGCCGCAACATGCGGCAGTACGGCATGCTGTTCGCCCTCGGTCTGATCGTGGTGCTGTTCGCCGTGTGGACCAACGGCGACCTGCTGCTGCCGCGCAACGTCTCCAACCTGGTGCTGCAGAACAGCTACATCCTGATCCTCGCGATCGGCATGATGCTCGTCATCATCGCGGGCCACATCGACCTGTCGGTCGGCTCGTTGACGGCGTTCGTGGGCGCGGTGGGCGCCGTGCTGATGGTCAACCACGACATCTCCTGGCCCATCGCCCTGGTGCTGTGTCTGGCCATGGGCGCCGCCGCGGGTGCCGCGCAAGGGTTCCTCATCGCGTATCTCGGCATACCGTCGTTCATCGTGACCCTGGCGGGCATGCTGACCTTCCGCGGTCTGACCGAGATCTTCCTCAAGGGCCAGACGATCGGCCCGTTCCCCGAGGGTCTGCAGAAGGTCGCCAACAGCTTCCTGCCCGAGGTCGGCCCCAACACGAACTACCACAACCTGACCCTGCTCCTGGGCATCGGGCTGATCGCGTTCGTGGTGGTCAAGGAGGTCCGCGACCGCAACCGGCAGCAGGAGTTCTCCCTCGACATCCTGCCGCGGAACCTCTTCCTCCTCAAGCTCGTCGCGCTGATCGCCGCCGTCGCCACCGTCACCATGCTGCTCGCCAGCTACAAGGGCGCCCCGGTGGTCCTGCTGATCCTCGGCGTCCTGGTCGCCGGCTTCGGCTACCTGATGCGCAACGCGGTCATCGGCCGGCACATCTACGCGATCGGCGGCAACCTCCCGGCGGCCAAGCTGTCGGGTGTGAAGGACAAGAAGGTCACCTTCCTGGTCTTCCTGAACATGGGCATGCTCGCGGCCCTGGCGGGTCTGGTCTTCGCCGCCCGCTTCAACGCGGCCTCGCCCAAGGCCGGTCTGAACTTCGAACTCGAGGCGATCGCGGCCTCGTTCATCGGCGGCGCGTCGATGAGCGGCGGCGTGGGCACGGTCCTCGGCGCGATCATCGGTGGTCTCGTCCTGGGCGTGCTGAACAACGGTATGAACCTCGTCGGCATCGGCTCCGACTGGCAGCAGGTCATCAAGGGACTGGTACTGCTGGCCGCGGTCGGCTTCGACGTGTGGAACAAGCGCAA